The following proteins come from a genomic window of Legionella cherrii:
- a CDS encoding S53 family peptidase: protein MLKLKKVVVLLLSLNFVTSTSYAKPENDLLSLPNPGLNLLNQATWIKPVPSEKKISFIVWLKLRNKAELDRLVQEVYDPNSPRYHQFLTANLYEQEFAPSKEAEKTVQQFFSSQGMQTKVVNHSVRVTGTVAQIEQALHVQINYYQYQNETVHANTTPPQLNREIAQYVTEITGLSTIPQFHSNIENLQHDAKEVHDLNFIWNSFVPFAIPTDISLQGFTGANLQKTYNLKNIPRINGKHLDGTGQTLVVVDACGTNTPHQILHDANKYFNANNIKPFVTSGPAKNFAIINPDGTPFTKCPNASSFSNEIDLDIESSHTIAPGDNTVLVLGKDQKSILTDVIHTLIQNKFTIAGFSNAYVISNSWSGEETLDTSFEQTLELAAAAGISVNFSSGDCGDNTYVTQKKCTPPRPSSPTVDYPSSSAYVTAVGATALFVDTNYRYAFETVWGSVKNDSGSYAFDGGTGGGISRFYGPVTWQSSISNYTAGGYGVISNHGNHRALPDIAMLGDPQTGLLIIADDVTVQDGGTSLACPLFSATLILVNQARSLLNKGTPIGHAAPYLYQMNDVLLSNRAINLIIPPSLIISGATPPPSTTIQGIPAPASAFSIKNKTFGWDSALTLEPEDQFWNDGVGVGSPNIPNFVVAMANM, encoded by the coding sequence ATGTTGAAACTTAAAAAAGTAGTAGTTCTTTTATTGTCATTGAATTTTGTAACATCAACTTCCTATGCAAAACCAGAAAATGATTTATTGAGTTTGCCCAATCCAGGGTTAAATTTACTCAATCAGGCAACCTGGATAAAACCAGTGCCCTCTGAGAAAAAAATTTCATTTATTGTCTGGTTAAAATTACGGAATAAGGCAGAATTAGATAGGCTTGTTCAAGAGGTTTATGATCCCAACAGCCCCCGTTATCATCAATTTTTAACTGCAAACCTTTATGAACAAGAGTTTGCACCAAGCAAAGAAGCAGAAAAGACGGTACAACAATTTTTTTCTTCTCAAGGGATGCAAACAAAAGTGGTTAACCACAGCGTGCGTGTCACAGGAACCGTGGCGCAAATTGAGCAAGCGCTTCATGTACAAATCAACTATTATCAATATCAAAACGAAACCGTTCATGCGAATACAACCCCTCCCCAACTCAATCGGGAGATTGCTCAATATGTTACTGAAATTACTGGCCTGAGTACCATCCCACAATTTCACTCAAACATAGAGAATCTTCAACATGACGCTAAAGAAGTTCATGATTTAAATTTTATCTGGAATTCTTTTGTTCCCTTTGCAATTCCTACAGACATTTCATTGCAAGGCTTTACAGGAGCCAATTTGCAAAAGACTTATAATTTGAAAAACATCCCTCGCATTAATGGCAAACATCTCGATGGAACGGGGCAAACATTAGTGGTCGTTGATGCATGTGGCACGAATACGCCCCATCAAATTTTACATGATGCCAATAAATATTTTAATGCGAATAATATCAAGCCTTTTGTGACCTCAGGACCAGCGAAAAATTTTGCGATCATTAATCCTGATGGCACGCCCTTTACAAAATGCCCTAATGCATCCTCTTTTAGTAATGAAATCGACCTGGACATTGAATCATCCCATACTATAGCACCTGGAGATAATACCGTTTTGGTGTTAGGTAAGGATCAAAAGAGCATATTAACGGATGTGATTCACACGCTGATTCAGAATAAATTTACCATTGCAGGTTTTTCTAATGCTTATGTGATTTCTAATAGTTGGAGTGGCGAAGAAACTTTAGATACTTCGTTCGAACAAACCTTGGAATTAGCTGCGGCGGCGGGAATCAGTGTTAACTTTTCTTCTGGCGATTGTGGTGACAATACTTACGTCACGCAAAAAAAATGCACTCCACCCCGCCCTTCCTCACCAACAGTTGATTATCCTTCCAGCTCGGCTTATGTCACTGCGGTTGGGGCGACTGCTTTATTTGTAGATACAAATTACCGTTATGCATTTGAAACAGTCTGGGGATCAGTGAAAAACGATAGTGGGAGCTATGCCTTTGATGGGGGTACCGGTGGGGGCATTAGCCGCTTTTATGGACCAGTGACTTGGCAGAGCTCCATTAGCAACTATACGGCTGGTGGTTATGGGGTCATTAGTAATCATGGAAATCATCGTGCACTACCTGATATCGCCATGCTGGGCGATCCGCAAACAGGATTACTGATTATTGCCGATGACGTAACCGTGCAGGATGGAGGCACCAGCTTAGCGTGTCCCTTATTTTCGGCAACTTTAATTTTAGTCAATCAAGCACGAAGCCTACTCAATAAAGGTACACCTATAGGCCATGCAGCACCTTATTTGTATCAGATGAATGATGTTTTACTTTCAAATAGGGCAATTAATCTGATTATTCCACCATCGCTTATAATAAGTGGCGCAACCCCTCCACCATCGACAACGATCCAGGGGATTCCTGCTCCCGCATCGGCATTTAGCATTAAGAATAAAACGTTTGGCTGGGATTCAGCGCTTACTCTTGAGCCCGAAGATCAATTTTGGAATGATGGCGTTGGAGTTGGTTCGCCTAATATTCCAAATTTTGTTGTCGCCATGGCGAATATGTAA
- a CDS encoding InlB B-repeat-containing protein: protein MQRFKMTLPQLFIAVIAFLFFTLSHAVKPVWTFTPDPNYPPTVSVTSIGSATIKYTITNQSRRTHTLSMKSITGITQVTSAGNCPNPFILQGHQSCTLNLFVNGSTLQNNIKEGPVVCEQGRVLECYQPALANILNITLIPVTTYMITPSAGANGTINPNTPQTVIAGSSLTFTATPNTGYQVDEWIVDGGRAQKGGTTFTFANIDDNHTVEVTFTRVGTIYSGTAKGFVYFSTDNGLTWTATSVPSPGNAVNSVFATPSALYVGSADGKVYYSTNNGTSWTATNAPGTSSVNSVFVTTASTIYTGTQEGKVYYSSNNGVTWTATTTNPGTGPINSIFLTPSSIYVGSNDGNVYYSTNNGTNWNQIRGPESSVPVPVQNVFAVNGQLYVNTRQTSTNSTLPPGTINFEYAYFANSLTDPNPTWTLLSQITYTLFVNSDASLIHAGTQNGHVFSLTTGDDLGFITSSPITSLFFFG, encoded by the coding sequence ATGCAACGATTTAAAATGACTTTGCCCCAGCTTTTCATCGCTGTAATTGCTTTTTTGTTCTTTACACTAAGTCATGCAGTGAAACCCGTATGGACTTTCACACCTGATCCTAATTATCCACCAACAGTTTCGGTCACATCAATTGGATCGGCAACCATTAAGTACACGATTACCAATCAATCTCGCCGAACACATACCTTGTCTATGAAGTCCATTACTGGGATTACCCAGGTTACTTCAGCGGGAAATTGTCCCAATCCATTTATATTGCAAGGCCATCAATCCTGTACGCTTAATTTGTTCGTCAATGGGAGCACATTACAAAATAATATTAAAGAGGGCCCTGTTGTCTGTGAGCAAGGAAGAGTACTGGAGTGCTATCAACCTGCTTTAGCTAACATTTTAAACATTACTCTCATTCCAGTCACAACCTATATGATTACACCAAGTGCTGGCGCAAATGGGACTATTAATCCCAATACCCCACAAACCGTTATTGCAGGAAGCAGTCTGACTTTTACAGCAACCCCTAACACCGGTTATCAAGTGGATGAATGGATAGTCGACGGAGGTAGAGCCCAAAAAGGGGGAACGACATTTACCTTCGCCAATATTGATGACAATCACACCGTAGAAGTAACTTTTACTCGCGTCGGCACAATATATTCAGGAACTGCAAAAGGTTTCGTTTACTTTTCTACTGATAATGGTTTAACTTGGACTGCGACCTCTGTGCCATCGCCAGGTAATGCGGTGAATAGTGTCTTTGCAACACCAAGCGCTTTATACGTAGGCAGCGCGGATGGTAAAGTATATTACTCAACCAATAATGGTACTTCCTGGACTGCGACTAATGCACCAGGGACTTCATCAGTAAATAGTGTTTTTGTTACCACTGCTTCCACAATTTATACCGGAACACAAGAAGGAAAAGTATATTATTCAAGTAACAATGGGGTGACGTGGACTGCAACCACAACAAATCCAGGTACCGGTCCTATAAACAGCATATTCTTGACCCCTTCTTCGATTTATGTAGGAAGTAATGATGGCAATGTCTATTATTCTACGAATAATGGAACGAACTGGAATCAAATCCGTGGCCCCGAATCAAGTGTTCCGGTACCAGTCCAAAATGTTTTTGCAGTGAATGGTCAACTTTATGTCAATACACGACAAACCTCAACGAACAGTACGTTACCCCCTGGAACCATCAATTTTGAATATGCCTATTTCGCCAACAGCTTGACGGATCCAAATCCAACCTGGACCCTTTTATCCCAAATAACGTACACCTTGTTTGTTAATTCGGATGCAAGCTTGATACACGCCGGGACACAAAACGGTCATGTTTTCTCCTTGACCACTGGCGATGACTTGGGATTTATCACATCCAGCCCAATCACTAGTTTATTTTTCTTCGGGTAA
- a CDS encoding phosphotransferase yields MKNHTQILNWATDYLLSKGYFLPRSPELVLETPWSNVIRFPTSKGDVYLKQPAPLIAQEPKITQLLATQFRANVPIVIAMNEELHCFLMNDAGQSLRDYLKNEFQLVLLRQAILQYTAMQRSTENHIESLFALGVPDWRLDKLPQLYDYLINQRVFLKAEGMNDNELQTLHDLRPQISSEIESLSRFQIPEALVQSDFHTNNILIHPKTKKLTFIDLGEIVITHPFFSLHTFLRQAIMHHGLNELDQTYHQLQETCFENWLDLASKKQLFEGFMLAKKLWPIYSALVFYRILHSVDQQSFKLFYANRPNRLAGFFREYTAASGL; encoded by the coding sequence ATGAAAAATCATACACAGATTCTCAATTGGGCCACTGATTATCTACTCTCTAAAGGATATTTCCTACCCCGTTCACCCGAATTAGTATTAGAAACACCTTGGTCAAATGTGATTCGATTTCCAACCTCAAAAGGCGACGTCTATTTAAAACAGCCGGCACCCTTAATAGCCCAAGAGCCAAAAATCACACAACTATTGGCTACTCAATTTCGCGCCAATGTACCGATTGTGATCGCAATGAACGAGGAGTTGCATTGTTTTTTGATGAATGATGCTGGGCAATCACTGCGTGACTATCTAAAAAATGAATTTCAACTGGTCCTATTACGTCAAGCCATTCTGCAGTATACCGCGATGCAGCGATCGACAGAAAATCATATAGAATCTTTATTTGCCCTGGGAGTCCCTGATTGGCGATTAGATAAATTACCTCAACTCTATGATTACTTGATCAACCAGAGAGTTTTTTTAAAAGCTGAGGGTATGAACGACAACGAACTGCAAACCTTGCACGATTTAAGACCCCAAATCTCATCAGAAATTGAATCCTTATCCCGGTTTCAGATTCCTGAAGCTCTAGTTCAATCTGATTTTCACACGAACAATATTTTGATTCATCCGAAAACCAAAAAATTAACCTTCATTGATTTGGGAGAGATAGTGATCACCCATCCATTTTTTTCCTTACATACTTTTCTGCGTCAAGCCATCATGCACCATGGCCTAAACGAGCTCGATCAAACCTATCATCAACTTCAAGAAACGTGTTTCGAAAACTGGCTGGATTTAGCATCAAAAAAACAGCTATTTGAAGGATTTATGTTAGCCAAAAAATTATGGCCCATTTATTCCGCGCTCGTTTTTTATCGTATCCTACATAGCGTGGATCAACAGTCCTTTAAGTTGTTTTACGCCAATAGACCTAATCGACTCGCAGGTTTTTTTAGAGAGTATACGGCAGCTAGTGGTCTTTAG
- a CDS encoding BlaI/MecI/CopY family transcriptional regulator, whose translation MSVKKVSSAHDRLLTEVELELMNIIWSLNKVTIKEVVAHLSQERPLAYTTVATVVKVLEQKGFLECQKNSYAHVFVPIVTKSDYENTCLDHLVANVFDGEPVALVQRLLMAKKLQHDDLQAIEEALKQLATDTQKEGVE comes from the coding sequence ATGTCCGTAAAAAAAGTATCGTCAGCCCATGATCGTCTGCTTACAGAAGTAGAGCTTGAATTAATGAATATTATTTGGAGTCTTAATAAAGTAACGATTAAAGAGGTTGTTGCTCATCTGTCACAAGAACGGCCTTTAGCTTACACCACAGTGGCGACGGTGGTAAAAGTGCTTGAACAAAAAGGGTTTCTTGAATGCCAAAAAAACTCCTATGCCCATGTGTTTGTGCCAATTGTTACAAAATCTGACTATGAAAATACCTGTCTTGATCATCTTGTTGCTAATGTTTTTGATGGAGAGCCTGTTGCTCTTGTCCAAAGACTCTTGATGGCCAAGAAATTACAACACGATGACCTGCAAGCCATAGAGGAGGCACTGAAACAATTAGCTACTGACACCCAAAAAGAAGGGGTGGAATAA
- a CDS encoding M56 family metallopeptidase, whose product MLFIEIFLSIHCLLIISSYFIGGRWLANQPSFKLKLARFLLVSCVVSPLIVHCVNFNQMPERPSSVSFDTLQEYMNQPILKQEPAKRVNESASELTLRNVSYCQLFYVILGFIILFRGYHLLSGLGSLRALLDEAIPYRRAGKLIIKVSDRCHIPFSVFLLNKAYIVLPVSLFSSSKNVNIAIAHEGQHHRNGDCLWSYFIETLRIIFFGNPGVTRWHNVLNELQEFSCDEVLVGHPKISAHDYGHCLFQVIQTVSQSSQSPNREFACAVGMALNNENEDCTFIIRRISMLSTYPFNASKPFWLGIALVGLCILAPMCVAYSAVGSLNSAKTKGVDTTHLDPKMQNIAEKEISAAVKRYHATSGVIAIADPNTGNIIAFAESNRQGQNSWRARVFSPGSTIKPFIAAAAIDSGTSSATKNYDCHSPYSLKGKTFANYNPDVGSASLTEAIAQSINVCLIKVSQETGAPIIRKKLAEFGFDMNSWWQADQDDEVQLAMASLGENIPVTIESLTKSYAVLANKGRPFARGDKPVISETTTNAVNHMLQYAVDNGTGKRAVIPGVAVAGKTGTVIENGNKHLALFAGYAPADKPRYVMLIVIEDGHLNMKGKTLNSGGGLAAPVFHNVAMNSLYGTSR is encoded by the coding sequence ATGTTATTCATAGAAATCTTTCTGAGTATTCATTGCTTACTCATAATCAGCTCATACTTTATCGGGGGGCGTTGGTTAGCGAACCAGCCTTCTTTTAAACTGAAACTGGCCCGTTTTTTATTAGTCAGCTGTGTGGTTTCTCCATTAATTGTTCATTGTGTGAACTTTAATCAAATGCCGGAGCGCCCGAGCTCTGTTTCATTTGATACGCTGCAAGAATATATGAATCAGCCTATTTTAAAGCAAGAACCTGCAAAACGTGTAAACGAATCAGCATCTGAGTTAACCCTGAGAAATGTCAGTTATTGCCAGCTCTTTTATGTAATATTGGGTTTCATTATCTTATTTCGTGGTTATCACCTATTATCAGGCTTGGGCAGCTTACGCGCATTGCTGGATGAAGCAATTCCTTATCGACGCGCTGGAAAACTGATCATTAAAGTCTCTGATCGCTGCCATATTCCCTTCTCAGTATTTTTATTAAACAAAGCTTATATTGTATTGCCCGTATCCTTATTTTCTTCTTCCAAGAATGTGAACATTGCGATTGCGCATGAAGGGCAACACCATCGTAATGGAGATTGCCTATGGTCCTATTTTATTGAAACCTTGCGCATTATCTTCTTTGGAAATCCTGGTGTTACTCGATGGCATAACGTTTTAAATGAATTACAAGAATTTTCATGTGATGAAGTACTGGTTGGCCACCCAAAAATTTCGGCACATGACTATGGCCACTGTCTGTTCCAAGTGATTCAGACAGTATCTCAAAGTTCTCAGTCACCTAATCGAGAATTTGCATGCGCGGTGGGCATGGCTTTGAACAATGAAAACGAAGACTGTACTTTCATCATAAGGAGAATTTCAATGTTATCAACTTATCCATTTAATGCATCTAAGCCCTTTTGGTTAGGGATTGCATTGGTTGGGTTATGTATTTTGGCGCCCATGTGTGTGGCTTATTCAGCAGTAGGGTCCTTAAACAGTGCTAAGACAAAAGGAGTGGATACAACTCATTTAGATCCTAAAATGCAAAACATCGCCGAGAAAGAAATTAGCGCAGCGGTCAAGCGCTATCATGCAACATCTGGGGTTATTGCTATTGCTGATCCCAATACCGGCAATATCATTGCATTTGCTGAATCAAATCGGCAGGGGCAAAACAGTTGGCGAGCACGTGTTTTTTCACCTGGCTCGACAATAAAACCTTTTATTGCCGCCGCGGCAATCGACTCTGGTACAAGTTCTGCAACCAAAAACTATGATTGTCATTCACCTTATTCCCTAAAAGGGAAAACATTTGCAAACTACAATCCTGATGTAGGCTCTGCTTCTCTAACAGAGGCGATTGCACAGTCGATTAATGTTTGCCTTATTAAGGTGTCGCAAGAAACTGGAGCACCAATAATCCGAAAAAAACTTGCTGAATTTGGTTTTGATATGAATTCGTGGTGGCAAGCAGATCAAGACGACGAAGTGCAACTGGCAATGGCTTCTCTGGGTGAGAATATCCCTGTCACCATTGAGTCGTTAACAAAATCCTATGCTGTTCTTGCGAACAAAGGACGTCCATTTGCTCGAGGAGATAAACCTGTTATCTCAGAAACCACGACCAATGCGGTGAATCATATGCTTCAGTATGCTGTCGATAATGGTACAGGGAAACGTGCGGTGATTCCTGGCGTTGCTGTGGCTGGTAAGACTGGAACTGTTATCGAGAATGGGAATAAGCATCTTGCTTTATTTGCTGGGTATGCGCCAGCTGATAAACCTCGTTATGTGATGTTAATCGTGATTGAAGACGGTCATTTAAACATGAAGGGCAAGACATTGAACTCAGGCGGGGGATTAGCTGCTCCTGTATTTCATAATGTCGCGATGAATAGTCTGTATGGGACAAGCCGATAG
- the blaOXA gene encoding class D beta-lactamase, which yields MKKNIVFLCMGLFFCTPIWAQGTCFLAYENQTVLKHEGDECNQRYAPESTFKIALSLMGFDSGILKDALHPEWPYKKEYELYLNVWKYPHNPRTWIRDSCVWYSQVLTQHLGMKRFKNYVTAFHYGNQDVTGDKGQDNGLTHAWLSSSLAISPTEQNKFLQKIVYKKLPVSKKAFTMTKDILYIQELAGGWKLYGKTGTGRQLSADKSKKLPLQHGWFVGWIEKDGRVVTFVNHIADSKEKATFASFRARNDALIKLHYLINELEK from the coding sequence ATGAAAAAAAATATTGTATTCCTATGTATGGGTTTGTTCTTTTGCACTCCGATTTGGGCTCAAGGCACCTGCTTCTTGGCCTATGAAAATCAAACCGTGTTAAAACATGAAGGTGATGAGTGTAATCAGCGTTATGCACCCGAATCGACCTTTAAAATTGCATTAAGTCTTATGGGTTTTGATTCAGGGATATTAAAAGATGCCCTTCATCCTGAATGGCCTTATAAGAAAGAATATGAACTTTATCTCAATGTATGGAAATACCCTCATAACCCGCGTACTTGGATAAGAGATTCTTGTGTTTGGTATTCGCAGGTATTGACTCAACATTTAGGTATGAAGCGATTTAAAAATTATGTAACGGCATTTCACTACGGCAACCAAGATGTAACCGGCGATAAAGGTCAGGACAATGGACTAACCCATGCCTGGCTTTCAAGTTCGCTTGCCATTTCGCCCACAGAGCAAAATAAGTTTCTACAAAAAATAGTCTATAAAAAACTTCCAGTGAGTAAAAAAGCGTTTACTATGACTAAAGACATTCTCTATATTCAGGAATTAGCGGGTGGTTGGAAACTGTATGGAAAAACAGGAACTGGTCGACAATTATCGGCAGATAAAAGCAAGAAGCTTCCTTTACAACATGGATGGTTCGTAGGGTGGATTGAAAAGGATGGTCGCGTAGTTACTTTTGTGAACCATATTGCTGACAGCAAAGAAAAAGCGACTTTTGCGAGTTTTAGAGCGCGAAATGACGCACTTATTAAATTACATTACTTGATTAATGAGCTGGAAAAATAA
- a CDS encoding MerR family transcriptional regulator gives MTQWFVKDISKLTGVSVQTLHHYDRTGLLKPSLRRANGYRVYSEKDLLRLQQIIALKFFGFELSQIKTLLNEEQSVLKHFNSQAQVLEQKAAALLEGAKTLRSIIDSVDNHQSIPWETIIQLIEVYRMTAHLEHDWVKEIFTPDELKQYVAFEQEMKANVTPEQQAAFENNWNQLVDEVSNHLKHDPNSKIGVELGKKLMDWVNGVYGTKYAHLRTKKFEKGFGEGKGLDEVGLTPEIVSWMDKAMDAYWRERIYGILQQVGKTSSSTLLTLWNDVLVDMYGDETSRQTGIYDLLFKDDKVSTEAKAWLKSIINP, from the coding sequence ATGACCCAATGGTTCGTTAAAGACATAAGTAAATTAACCGGTGTTTCGGTGCAAACCCTGCATCATTATGACCGTACTGGGTTACTTAAACCTTCATTGCGTCGTGCCAATGGGTATCGTGTTTACTCCGAGAAGGATTTATTGAGGTTGCAACAAATTATTGCTTTGAAATTTTTTGGTTTTGAGTTGTCACAAATAAAAACCTTACTCAATGAAGAGCAAAGCGTGCTGAAACATTTTAACAGCCAAGCCCAAGTCTTGGAACAAAAAGCAGCTGCTTTACTTGAGGGTGCCAAAACTTTGAGAAGCATAATTGACTCTGTTGACAACCATCAGTCGATTCCTTGGGAAACCATTATTCAACTTATTGAGGTATATAGAATGACAGCGCATCTTGAGCATGATTGGGTTAAAGAAATATTCACACCGGATGAATTAAAGCAGTATGTAGCGTTTGAACAAGAAATGAAAGCCAATGTGACACCAGAACAACAAGCCGCTTTTGAAAACAATTGGAATCAGTTGGTGGATGAGGTGAGCAATCATCTTAAGCACGATCCCAACTCAAAAATAGGGGTTGAGTTAGGAAAAAAACTTATGGATTGGGTTAATGGAGTATACGGTACAAAATATGCCCATTTAAGAACCAAAAAATTTGAAAAAGGTTTTGGGGAAGGCAAAGGTCTTGATGAGGTGGGTTTGACACCAGAAATCGTATCATGGATGGATAAAGCGATGGATGCGTACTGGCGGGAACGAATTTATGGCATTCTGCAACAGGTAGGAAAAACCTCTTCTTCAACTCTGTTAACACTTTGGAATGACGTATTGGTTGATATGTATGGAGATGAGACTTCGCGCCAAACAGGCATATATGACCTTCTTTTTAAGGATGATAAGGTGAGTACAGAGGCAAAAGCTTGGCTTAAAAGTATCATTAATCCTTAA
- a CDS encoding lysophospholipid acyltransferase family protein has product MYSHLDQFNNSDESASSAYTILFLLTGLAVATYALARYAESNNRLNFDNRFARIIAGLLVLMMRMMHTKSGDLEITNNENEKKLIAIGPHRTGWEAVVVASKMKGTPPRFFATTSFNSVPGVASFLKMFNTIPVDAHAKSNNGRSANADSLELASKALDENGCVALFPQGNFARIGQEPPRVYTGAAKLALMNKTPIHVVRLDGFSSLENSLIPLFVRNSAAYRAFLSGLHFNKVCATLCCVIDFHLQPENEQLGDEEKIEEICAQLYAYYRHTGELTKEQIGVIKKEIDNGTHRKIWDLKVQRDKLGKELLSLKKEEAQLEELTLSSMKLA; this is encoded by the coding sequence ATGTATAGCCATTTAGATCAATTTAATAATTCTGATGAGTCTGCATCAAGTGCTTATACTATATTGTTCCTACTCACTGGTCTTGCTGTAGCAACGTATGCACTTGCACGATACGCTGAGTCAAATAATCGCCTTAACTTTGACAATCGTTTTGCTCGTATAATAGCCGGTCTGTTGGTACTCATGATGCGTATGATGCATACAAAAAGTGGTGATCTGGAAATTACGAATAATGAAAATGAAAAGAAACTCATTGCGATAGGCCCACATCGAACGGGGTGGGAAGCCGTTGTTGTTGCCTCCAAGATGAAGGGGACTCCACCTCGATTTTTTGCTACCACCTCTTTTAATTCGGTACCGGGTGTTGCTTCTTTTTTGAAAATGTTTAACACGATACCAGTTGATGCACATGCTAAAAGCAATAATGGACGCTCTGCTAATGCAGACTCGCTCGAACTGGCAAGTAAAGCACTCGATGAAAATGGATGCGTCGCACTTTTCCCTCAAGGTAACTTTGCCAGAATAGGCCAAGAACCACCTAGAGTCTACACAGGGGCAGCCAAACTGGCATTGATGAATAAAACCCCGATTCATGTTGTCAGACTTGATGGTTTCTCGAGTTTAGAAAACTCCCTTATTCCTTTATTTGTTCGCAACAGCGCTGCTTACCGTGCATTTTTATCAGGGCTTCATTTTAACAAGGTGTGTGCCACATTATGTTGTGTGATTGATTTTCATCTACAACCTGAGAATGAACAATTAGGTGATGAGGAAAAAATTGAGGAGATATGTGCCCAACTTTACGCTTACTATCGTCATACCGGGGAACTTACTAAAGAACAAATTGGTGTGATTAAAAAGGAAATAGATAATGGAACTCATCGCAAAATTTGGGATCTTAAAGTTCAGCGCGATAAATTAGGAAAGGAGCTTTTAAGTCTAAAAAAAGAAGAGGCTCAATTGGAAGAACTCACTTTATCCTCAATGAAATTAGCATAA